Proteins encoded by one window of Acidimicrobiales bacterium:
- a CDS encoding GNAT family N-acetyltransferase, which yields MTVDVRDVREDEHAALADLTITAYEALEDGVLEDRYVAEVRDVAARLAAGDVVLVAVEDGRLLGGVTYVPDPSSPSAEFDGDDEAGIRMLAVVPEAQGRGVGTALVRACVARARATGVRRIVLHSTPWMRAAHRIYDRVGFRRAPELDFTPVPTIPLLGFVLDLDEEER from the coding sequence ATGACCGTCGACGTGCGCGACGTGCGCGAGGACGAGCACGCCGCCCTGGCCGACCTGACCATCACCGCCTACGAGGCGCTGGAGGACGGCGTGCTCGAGGACCGCTACGTCGCCGAGGTGCGGGACGTGGCCGCCCGCCTGGCCGCCGGCGACGTGGTGCTCGTCGCCGTCGAGGACGGGCGCCTGCTCGGCGGGGTCACGTACGTGCCCGACCCGTCGAGCCCGTCGGCCGAGTTCGACGGCGACGACGAGGCCGGCATCAGGATGCTGGCCGTCGTCCCCGAGGCGCAGGGCAGGGGGGTCGGCACCGCGCTCGTGCGGGCCTGCGTGGCGCGGGCCAGGGCGACGGGGGTGCGGCGGATCGTGCTGCACAGCACGCCGTGGATGCGGGCCGCCCACCGCATCTACGACCGGGTCGGCTTCCGCCGGGCGCCCGAGCTGGACTTCACCCCCGTCCCCACCATCCCCCTGCTGGGCTTCGTGCTGGACCTCGACGAGGAGGAGCGCTGA